DNA from Deltaproteobacteria bacterium:
GGTTTTTATTTAGCCCCAAGTCCCATTGTGTTTCTTTTGAACTTTAGACTTTTTCAAATCTTTTTCTCCGGCGACCTCACCATCTGTCGCTCTCGCAATACAACGACGGTCTTCCCAGTTATGTCTTTGACCGCCATCTCGCGCACGATCACCCCAAGTGGTCCACTACGCCCGGTCTTTTCGTAGACCTCAACGAGTTTGCCAAACGCAGCATACGTCTGCCCAGCGTAGATCTCGTCGTAATACTCAAACTCTTGTCCAGCATGCAGTGTCGTGAAGCCTGGTTCCACTTCAACTTCTGGAAGCAAGCGCTGACCACGAATATGCATACAAAAGGTCGGTGGCGCGATAACCGCTGGGTAACCTTCCCGCCGAGCAGCTTCGACATCGAGATACAGCGGACTGAGATCGCCAACCGCTTCAGCAAAGTCCCGGATGTCTTCGGCAGTCACTGCAAACTCGCCAAGCGAAACTTCTTTGTTCACCATGTCTGGTTCGATTTTGATCATGTTTCCATTCTCTATTTTTTCAGCGTACCGTGTGCTGCGCGCACGCCTTCCACGCTACTGTTCTTCGTGCACATAGCGCACGCTACGGAAGAATACCCTGTATCTTCACAATAAACGGTCGGCGATAAATTCCTCACCAAACGGTACCACCCCAACACTTAGCATAATGCCCAGCACAATCAGTGCGACGCCCACCGCCTTTCCTATTACTACTCCTTGCGGAATCATCTTTTCGACAAAAATCACTGCAGAAAGTATTCCCATCCACACCAGGTTCATCGAGCCCACGACAAACAGGACCGCCATCAAACTCCAACAACACCCAAGACAGTAGACGCCGTGATCGACCCCCATGCGAAACGCGCCCCAGTGTCCATCACGCCAGCTACTGAGTAAGAATCCCATCGGTGAGCGGCACTGAGACAAACAGAGATATTTCAGCGGGGTCAACTGATAGATACCGGCTGCAATCAGCGTCACTCCACCGATCACCATGCCGTAGGTACGCAACGCAGGAAACTGCGTCGGCAACGACTGAATCGCAAGATCAGCTGCATAACCAACACCACCAGTGAGGGTCCAAAGGACAAAGTACCCGGCCACGAACACCCACACCGGAGTAAAAGGTAATGACTGCTCTTGGCGTCGCCGCGCCATGGTGTGAAAAATCTCGACGATTGGGGTCATGGCTGGCAGCATCATCGCGACCATCATCACTCCCCACAGCACGATATAGAGCACCACGTTGCTGAAAGAGAATGGCGTGCCCATCGTCATGCTGCACGTGAACATACCCCAGCCCATGCCGTCGGCCTGGTACACCGTCATCGCCCAGGCCAGGCCGGAGAGGACAACAAGCGCAAGAAAAATGAGTAGGTTGTTACGGGCAATCACTGGTGCTAGGTGCTAGGGGTTGGGTGCTGGGTGTTGGGTGTTATAAAATAGGCAGCAACATTTGCGGCGGAAGTAAGAACCTTGCTTTTTTCTTCCCGAGCACCGAGCACCGAACACCCAGCATCTTGTCTTCGTTGGTTACGAGGCAATCTTATCGTAGAACTCTAACACAGGTGCGCCATCGAGAATCGCACCAAGGTTCACACCGAGTTCACCTAGATGTTTGCGATGCGCTTTGACGGCGTCATCATCAACATACTCTTCAAAGAACATGAACACGCGAGGATTCTCTTTTGACTGGCACATCGTGTACGCACGATTTCCTGCCTCTTGACGAACCTTGGGCACCACATTTTTCATCGTGTCGGCAAATTCTTTTTCTTTCCCTTCCTTGACTGTCAGCTTCGCAATAAACGTCACCATACAGTTTTTCCTCCTTTGCTAGAGCGCTGGTGTTTGTTTTGCCTGAGTAGTATCGTTTTGGCAACCGGCACATAACGGTTGACAGCAGACACGGATCAGAATTATAGCCAGGCCCTTGGAAGGGAGCCATTCCATGAGCACACCTCTCACAGCCATCGTTTGGGCAAGTGTATTACTTGTCGCTGCGGCTCCGGGCTGCAGCAACAAAGAGGCCGCGACGTCGACTGCACCTGTTTCTGTCGAAACGCTTGCACAGCAAACTGCACAACGTCTGCTTGCGCAACCGGAAGTGAAAAAAGCACTGGAGGAACAATCACAAGGTACCTCTGACGAAGTGCTCGACCGGCTTGCCCGACGTGGCTGGAAACGCTTGAGTGATGACCAGCTCTTTCAACGTGTAGAGCTGCGGCGCAAGCTGCTCTCTTCTACTGACATCACTACCTGTGCATCTGTCGTTCGCGACAAAGCGACCTCAACACAGACTCACGCCGCCTTAGCCAAACTAGGCGCGTCAGATATCCAAGCCTTTTTCGCATTGAAAGAAACGGCAGTCCTTGCGGAAGCAAAGGACCAGAAACCACCAAAGATGATTCTGCAAGACCAGTTCCCCGAAGCCTTTGGGTCACTACTCAAGAGCCTCCCTCCAGACCAAGCTGACCATCTTGGCGAGTTACTCACGGGTGATCCTGCCCGTGCTTCAGATGAAGATATCTGCTGGGCCGAGAAGACCTTTCTTGATGCGCTACTCACTCTCCAAGAGCCCTATCGCAGCACCTTGGCACGCGCCGTCGTGCAGTGATATGGAAGTGTCAGGGGAAGTCTTCACTGTGATGTAGAAAGACCGTAGGCCGGAATAAGCGCAGCGTTTCCGGCTCAGAGAGCGCCGGGAACGGTCTACGACGCAAGA
Protein-coding regions in this window:
- a CDS encoding MaoC family dehydratase — its product is MIKIEPDMVNKEVSLGEFAVTAEDIRDFAEAVGDLSPLYLDVEAARREGYPAVIAPPTFCMHIRGQRLLPEVEVEPGFTTLHAGQEFEYYDEIYAGQTYAAFGKLVEVYEKTGRSGPLGVIVREMAVKDITGKTVVVLRERQMVRSPEKKI
- a CDS encoding antibiotic biosynthesis monooxygenase, with translation MVTFIAKLTVKEGKEKEFADTMKNVVPKVRQEAGNRAYTMCQSKENPRVFMFFEEYVDDDAVKAHRKHLGELGVNLGAILDGAPVLEFYDKIAS
- a CDS encoding DUF2182 domain-containing protein — its product is MIARNNLLIFLALVVLSGLAWAMTVYQADGMGWGMFTCSMTMGTPFSFSNVVLYIVLWGVMMVAMMLPAMTPIVEIFHTMARRRQEQSLPFTPVWVFVAGYFVLWTLTGGVGYAADLAIQSLPTQFPALRTYGMVIGGVTLIAAGIYQLTPLKYLCLSQCRSPMGFLLSSWRDGHWGAFRMGVDHGVYCLGCCWSLMAVLFVVGSMNLVWMGILSAVIFVEKMIPQGVVIGKAVGVALIVLGIMLSVGVVPFGEEFIADRLL